The genomic interval AATTACATTGTTCCAGGTATAAGACTCAAAAAAACAAGTAGCCCTGAAATAAGGGGAAGTACTATCCATGTGATGATCGGGGAAAAGCTGTATATCTAGCAGGAACGTAATTGAAATGGTCTACATAAGTATTTAAAAACCACCACAAAGGACTATTGCAATTTCTGAATTTCATATTGGCGTTTTATATTTGACAAGGTGACATTGTGTAAGAAATGTATTGTAAAACACTGCTGTACTGTAGGAAAATGATTGAATGTAAATATTTCAAGATGTGGACCACTGTTCAAATGTTATCATAAATCTTTGCCATTGTTTTAGGGGATAATTCTTCATGCATATTTGAGTTGAATTGATAGAACCAGCCCCTGGAAGGGTAATCTGCTTGTTATTGCCTTACTACCGCTAATAGTTTAATTTTGGCTTTTGAGGTATTCACCCCCACCTATACATTATATATGATGGGGTTTTTTTCATAAATAGCAGGGAACTGcagttctgatttttgttttcaaattaacaGAATGTATAGTAGCTTTGTCCTTTTTGAAATTAGCTCAAAAGGCTCCTGGAGAACCTGTCTTTTTCTGACTTaataccttctttctttttcacttcttgcaGGTTTGGTAGGTTTACAGTAGCTGCACTTCAGTCCAAGGTAGAACAGAGTGAACGTGAAATGAACCGCCTAAAAAAGGCACTGGAAAGAAGTGATAAATACATAGAAGAAATGGAGTGTCAGCTTTTACAGCTGAAAAGCGCAGGCGAAGGAACCCAAACTGTGAGTGCGGTTAGTGAGAGAGCACTTTCCACAGATGCTAAAGAAACTGAGAGCACTGAAGAAGACACGGCACATTTGAAAAGCCAGGTTGAAAGCTTAGAGAAAAAAGCTTTGACTACCAGTCAAAGTCCTGAAAGTCTCGAAGAGCTGACGACAGGTGGTGGAACGTGTTCAAGCTCTGTTAGTCAAGATGGTTCAAATGGGTCAAACACCCAGTGTGCTCCAAAGAAAGAACTATTTCCAGGATGTCAAGGAGTTCTCCTAGATGAAGGCCCTACAAATATGGATGCCTGCTTAGAGCAGCAGTGGAATAAAATTGAGGAATGTACCCCGTTTAAGGATGAAGAACTTTATGAGCTTCCAGCACCATGCACTCCTTTTCTGTCTCTCAGTCGCCTTCAGCTGAACACTcctgatggaaaagaaaatacgAGGAAGCCATCATCCTTcctgagaaaactgaaatttgaGGAGTTTTGTGACACTTCAGATGACTGTAGCAAAGATTCTCCAGAACACAGCACAAGCAGCTGTAGTAGTGAGAAGAAGCTAAACTGTTTTACTACAGGAAAATCAGGTTTTTGGGGGACCTGCCCAGCAAACTTTACTGAGAACTTAGATTTTGATGAACCAGAGCAAAATGCAGTAGCTAGTCAGTCAGATGAAATACCAGCAAAGTCCAGTGATAAAACAAGTTCATGTTTACCTAAAAAGTTACATgctctctgctcttctgaaatGAACCGCACAAGAACCTCCAGTGAGGCGTCTATGGATGCTGCCTACCTCGATAAAATTTCTGAGTTGGACTCAATGATGTCTGAATCAGACAATAGCAAGAGTCCATGCTATAATTTTAAGTCCTCTGATCTTGATAATTCTTCAAAGTCAACAGAGTGCTCTAAGCTTCTGAATGAAACTGagaagaaactggaagaaatGGATGAGGAACAGAGTATGAAGTGTCCAGAGACAAGTGACGCATCAGTTGACAGAACTGGCTGGAAACCTGCTATGTTTTCCGTTCTCTCCCCATCTGAGCTAGATATGAATGACCACTTCCCACTGTTCGCAGGGCAGAACGTAGCGGCTAGTGAAATCAAACCTCCAAACTGTTTGTTTCAAAGAGAGTTTTCCCAGAGTTTACTGTTCAGTAACTCACAAAGGCTATTTGAGGAACAAAAGTTTGGttcctgctttttaaagatgTCATCTGACCTGCAGAATCAGCTTAACACTCCTTGGGTTTCTCCTTTTattcctgaaaggaaaaataaaaatgtcagtcaGTCAACCAAGAGGAAAATTCAGAGCGGCCTTTCTAGTGCTAGTCCatcaaaaacaaccaaaaactgACTCTGGCTGGAAATAAAACGTGACTCAAAGTTGTCAACCTGCAAATGCTTAATATTTCCCAAGTGaacttcatttttaatgactTCCATGCAATCTAGTCCTGTCTTTTTTGACTAAGTGAAAACTGAATGTTCCCTTGCCCCTAACAAGCTCTTTCCTAGGGAAGAACCATTCCAGATTCTCTTCTTcggcaaggctttttttttttttaacttggatatgtgtatttttttttcattgtcagGTTACATGACCTTCCAGTTGTGAGCACAGTTAACGGTGTCCTTGAATAGGACAATTTTAAGTGGTCTTGTCAAATCAGTCGTGTACGTAAGGGAAAAACTTGTTCTAGAGGTTACAGTTCCCATTCCTGAGGGTTACATGTTGTGCATACAAGGCAAGTGCTGGCTATACTATGGTTTCATGAAATTACTATAAAACACTGTCAGTTTTGCCACAGAGCTTGCCTCCCagagaaaatgctgctgcttagACTGTTTCATAGCACTGTATTGTACTGAAACTCTTGTTTTAAGTAGATATAAGGTAGCAGCCTCTTTCTTTTCAGGGTTACAGCACTTCAGTTAGAAAATGTCTCTTCTTTAAGATTGCAAACATGGCTTGTATTTTTGGAAGTTAAGcacaatttttaattttgttctcaaaAAGCATTATTATTCTAAATGTGTTCAGTATGCCTGTATAGATGATAAAAATGGGTTTGTATGCTAATGACTTGTTTACCTAATGTGCACTGAACATTTTACATTAATACTGTACCATTTTACATTAATACTGCATGCTTTTTTATGTGAATTGAATAAAAGATGTCATAAGCACTGTAATCCTTGATGTTGCCTCAAATATTGAATTAGCACAGGAAAAATTgggaaactttcttttttcatgattttgaaaataagttcaagttttgaaaaaacttttttaagacttaaatgtgaatttattcacaaaaaaatcaaatctccctttctcctccttattAGACATATTACCAATCTAGTGTCAGCATCAGTGCAGTTGATGGAAACGGCTTTCGGCCTCTCTGGAGGTGACTCTTCCATAACGTATTGCACAGGTCAACATAATGTGATGGCCTGCTGCAGGCAGGAGACCTAattaagcagcaaagcaaaattgGTGTCTTTGCATTATTGTGCTTAAGATTTTCTGAAGGCATATTTGGTTGTAACATACGGGTTTTTCTCTCTGTATAAGCCTTGATGGCATTTCTTACAAACAGACGTCCTCGATTCATCGGTAGGTATGCTATGAAAAATCCATACACTGCCTTTTCCCttgcagagaaggaaagcatGGAAAGTTTCGATAGACTGGCTCGTCTTTTATAAAACATTGAATCCTGTAAGCAGTTTGAACTGGAGTTTCCCAttataatatggaaaaaaatataatagtGGGAGTTTGCCATTATAatatgtgcacatgtgcatgcaagTTGTGTGTTCATCCTAAAGTGCgacttttgttttttgagaaacaGCTTTACCAGGAATTAAACATTCTAAACATTCATGCCATAAAAGCAGGTACCCTTTTCTGGTGCATACCATGTGAACTTTAATCTTCACAGAAATGTCTCCTCACTCAGTTCTatcttagatttttcagaaattaagGAACCGACTAAACTGTCTGGACATGAGCAGATACTTGATTTGACTAAGAAGCCAAAAAATGTTACCTTGATTTTACTCTTTGGGAGGCGAGGAGAAGTGACGAGGGAGTTTCAGACTTCTCTcaaatactttcttaaaatatcCTTGCAAAACAATCACAAAGATAAACACATGGTAAGTAAGTGTTGAGGTGGTATCATTGTGGTTGGGAGGATACCTTTTGGGGTTTCATGGCACGCTCAGGAATAATTCTTATAAGTAATTTTCATTGATGAGAGCATGAATAAAACTGATATCTTACCTGAAATCAAACtagtataaaagaaaaatttttgagTGCCACTTCTTAGTCTTTTTGACAGGAAGCACCACTTACTGGCTTACTCTTCAATATGGATATTTTAACTTTACATATCACGGGACTTAAACGGATAGAAGAGAAAGCCTAgggttttaaaaaggaaaaaaaaaaaaaaactacagatcAAGGTCTTCACATCACGTTCTCAAGTTGAGGGAGCAGATGAGGCATTTCAGGCCAAGCAGTTGCATTCCACTGGCAGCACCCACCTTGTCAGCCACAGCCTTGCAGCTGAGGCATGGCAGCTTCTTCGTGGCAGCAGGAGAGTTAGTATAGTTGACGATAACCACTTACTTTCCAAGCTCTCTCTGTTACTTCAGATCTCAACTGCAGACACAGTGAGTCGATGTGGTAGAGTCCAGTGCTATGAATAGGAGCTCTTTATGTTTCATGACTTCCAAAGGTGAAACTAACTGACTTCTTGCATATTAGTCTTGCTCAGcttgggcttaaaaaaaaaaaagtacctttaAAATAGCTGCCACATTCTCAGTTCTAATTTTTTGTGGTTAGTGTAGATAGCATTCCATCAGCTTTAAGTTGACAAGAGTGGTTGGTGCAATAGCAGCCTACAAATTTAAGCCTATATATAATGAAACAGGGTTTTTTCAATTGTAAATGTGTTAATCGTATATGAGGTTTTATTAATGCTGTGCTTGCTTAGCTTCCTGCTACTTACCATGTTCTCTGAATAAAAGGGCTCAAATACAAGTTGATGACTATTAATGTTTATGATAGTTATGTAGTAATGTACAAAAACTGGAACATACAAGATCTAAAACTTAACTGTTAAAAGATTTAAGACAATAGATGGTTCAAAGTGATGTATAGATGTGATCTATGATATCTAATGCTATTTAATGGCTCATGAAATTTTCACTTAATCTAATAATACTTACTGCACTAAATAGCAGGCAAATTCCAGGTCTCAACAAGGGAGAACTCTTTCCAGGAGTGCTGATAATGCAGCAGTGATGTAGATTGCTGGTGGTTTCAGTTCATTCCCATGAAATCTATTGGGTTACACCTAAGACCGAGACTACAAGGAtcagtttttcacttttctctaGGTAATTTTACTAGTGCACAGTCTAGCAAGTAAACTGTACCTCCGCTATTCTCTGAAGGCACAGTAACAGCTGGTTCTGCCGTTGTTCCTCAGTTGAAAGGTTGTTAGAATGACAATTTACCTATCAGCACCAAACACTGACTTCGGCTGTGTTTATTTTTGATTATCCTCTATTGTCTTTTCTGAAAGTGCcttaaaaagaggaggggaagagaacaATACATTACTTGTATACCCAGTACAAGGTGTGCTAACATgcatctctcttccttccctctttgtgTTACAATTGTTTCCCTCACCAAATAATGTCATTTAAAGGCAATTTGAACGAAGTTTAACCTTAATCCTTGTACAGCATCAAAGACTGTTACTGCTTCTGAAAAAGAATCCTGCTGCTGACTCCCCGGAGGCAAAGCCTCTGTACTGGTTTTACACATCTGTACTGGGTTTAAGGGTAAATATTTGGCAAACTATGAAGTTCACATTCCTTCCTTCCTACTTTTGGTACAGAACTGCCCCATGTGAAGACACCTAGttgtctcccttctcctcccaagTTTAGGTGAGAGGAAAAGTATCTCTAAGGTAACTGGATGTGGAGGCTCACAGTTATTCTGGAAATTGTCTGCCATCAAAGGCGATTAGCAATCCCGTCTAGCCACGATTCCAGgcctccagccacagctggaggaactgagctgctgcctggccctCCGTGTGCGCGGTGCCTTGCAGCGCCCCTGTATCTCCGTGAGAACCTGCCGCCTGGGAACCGCTGAAGAGGCACTTTTCCCCTGCACGGGGGAGCCTGGGTTAAAGAGATGCGGTGTCAGTTCTGCCGTCAGATCGAGCTATTGCTTCAATGTCACTTAGCTGGTACTTGAAAAGCCATCTTCATTAGCTAAAGGAAGGAGTGAAAAGGACAGTTAGTTGGTGGAGAGGAAAGCGTGCCTGTGCTTTGGCAGGCATGAATGTAGTGAGAGGTAGCAGGGGAGGATTAAATTAAGTTGAAAACAAATGAAGTTTAGTATTCCTGAAAATTTTTAGCTTTTCTAGGTGGGAAGTGCTGTCTCCTCTCTAACGCTGTGTAGCTGCTGTCTCTGCATTCTCCTCTTTTTCAGGGAAACCGAGCGGACACTGCCCAAACCTGACGGTGCCGTAACCCGTCGTGCCCGACGATTGCCAGCCGAGTCGCGGCGCGTCGACGGCGGAGCGGTGAAACGCGCGGGGCGCCAGCTAGGCAGGTCAGTTTCCTAGCTGGAAAGGCAGGACACTCCCCGCGTGTCCGTCCCCTTCCCGCCCCGTGTCAGCTTCACTCCCCCTCCCCGTAGCATTTTCACTCTGCGACACGTCTTCGCCTCGTGTCCCAGCTGCAGCCGCCCCGCAGAGCTGAGATGCGCTGAGTCCTCTCTGGGGTGGAAGGCTCCGGGAAGGCTTTCCCGGTGAACCTAAACTGactgaaaacagtaaaattaatttCCCTCGCCCATCTTGGCTGCTCCAGATTTGGAGGAGAGAAGTTTTAGCGCCGGTTCCCAGCAGCCCGTCGGACCCCAGCCCGGAGAAGCCGCTCCCCACCGCGTGGCCTGCCGTGACCAGCTCTCGCAGGGGCTcctcggggccgggctgggccttCACCTGCTCAGCTACGATTAAATTAATAAATCGGCCCGGTCACCACTGCCAGCCCCGACCGACCTAAGCTACAAAGATGTTTTGGTTTCTCTCCTGTATTTGCAGCAGCCTTACTTCCCGCGTCTGGGCTGCACTTTCACCGGCTCCCTTCTTCctcgcctggccccgccccgcctcagCTCACCCTGAGCACAGAAACCCCCCtcgcattttttcccctctactgtTAACAAAACCTGATGATTAAGACGCGAAACTAACAAAGAGTTTTTCTTCCACCTTAACCTTGCACACAATCCTTTAACAAATTAATTAATCCTAATGAATTAACACTTCATTTATTTAAACGCGCTACAGTTCATGAATTAAATTTTCATGCAGTGATTAAAGGCTGTTAAAATATGCATGATTTCGTTAAAATTTTATAATAAATCAGGGCAATGTGTTACATGACAAGGCAACTACTTCCCAGCCCCTCGGAACGCGCTTTGATTTgtgcggggtggggtgggggggggggcgagcgctccgctccgctccggatTTTGGCAGCTGAGCAGGTCTCGGAGCGCGGTTAGACTTAACTTACGCTCGACCTCCGAGCCCCTCTCCGGGTCTTTCTGATGGGAGGAGACCAGGACTTCCCAGCTGCCCGATCGAGACGGCAGCGTCCTGAGAGGGGGAGCGACCGTACCCGCATATAAAAGCCAGCAACAGCTTCGCCCGTGGAACCGAGGTTGGCACCGAACATGGTCTGGGAGGTATTTTGCTGGAGGGGCTCTTGGGTGTACTTTTTAATTACTCTGCAtcacttaaaagaaagaaagagaaacttttaGCAGCAGCAAACCTCCAATGTTTTCCACTGGACCTCTGTCTAGCTCCTCCAGTCTCCTTACTTTCCCGAAAGGGGACGTCGTGAACTACCTTGGGACTTAAATCACCATCAAGCGTTTCAATTTTTAATATGACAACATTCTACACTTTGGCTGCAAAAGCAATTATTGCAGCTTGTACATCAGTAATTAGCAGGTCTTTGCTGATGTAAGGAAAGTCCTCATTAGGACATGGAAATACTTTTTGTGCATTCacccaaagggtttttttttttgaaggttgaTTTTTATCATCTAAAGGGAAAATAGCTTTTACACTAAATGGGATATTGACTTTCTGTGAACTTCACCAAATAACACATGTACTGTAGGTTTTGTCTCAGTGCTCTCACTGACACTCGGGGTAGGACAAATACCGCGACTAAAAAATGTAAAGTTGGTGTCtggtgaaataaaaatatccagTAGGTCTAGTGTGAGCTGTTCTATAAGCTCTACATtgactcttgtctttttttttttttttcctaagtcagGATATATACTAAACTATGATCAGACTATGATAACTTAATATCCCAGGCTTTAGTATATTCATCTTTGGGGAATCctaaaaagagaaatcaaataCAATGGGTTACTGTAATTAATTTATAAATCGTTTCACTGTGGGAATAAGAGGTTACTTTATTACTTTCTCGAGATAGGCAATTCAGTcaattaaggaaatgtgcctATTTCTTGCATTTGAAGCCGAAGAAAACTACTGGAGACAAGTAAAcgcattatatatgtatatatgcctCCCTCGTTTTATTGAGCGTCCTGGGCCATAAAAGTAGGGCTACAGCACGCTCGTGTCTCCGATGAACTCGACCCTCAAAGCCTGCGAGTTTACTGCCATCAGTATTCATGAGGCTGGACGTACCCACTAGGAATAGAAATAACAGCGAGCATTAAGATAAAATCTATTACCAGGCCCGTGCGGTGCTCAGCCTGGCTCACGGCCGGTTCCTGGGGAGCCGGCGGGAGCTGGTGTGCGCGGCGGAGTGAGGACGGCGAGGCGCTGTCGGGGTCGCCGTGGGGCTGGCGACCAGGGGGGCTGGCTAGCCCTGGGCACCCGGGGCTGCGCCTCGCTGGGCAGGAGCCCCCGCGGAGAGCGGCTAAGGGGAAGCAAAGGGGCTACGGCGCGGAGGCCGGCCGCAGCACAGCGACGGGCGGCCAGCTGAGATCCAGCCGGGGTTAGGGTTAAGCCCGTAATGGGGTTTatcttaagaaaattaaaaaatgggaGAGGGCTGCAACTTAGAGCATTGCTTTGCATATTAGCACTTACTTCCCctcttccacaaaaaaaaaaaaaaagaaaaaagaaaagaaaagaaaagaaaagaaaagaaaagaaaagaaaagaaaagaaaagaaaagaaaagaaaagaaaagaaaagaaaagaaaagaaaaagaaaaaaagtgtcccAAGGACTACGGGGGAAAGTTTCTCCCTTAGGGCGTCGTAGGTGGGAAGACAGGCTGACCCAAACAGTATCTCAAAGACCTATGCAGAGAACTTGTTAAAAATCCTTTCCTCCCCGTGCCCTCTAACCTCTCCTCTTCGCACCTCATAGAAAGCAGGCGAGAAAAAGTTGTCTGCAACTTCCTAACCGAGCCTCTGCCTCTGGGAATAGCAGAAAAAGCCCAGGCAAGAGCTAGAAGAAGgtcgggcggcggggggcggccgctcCACTGCAGACGGCAAGGGGTCCAAGCAGTcaaggggcagaaggagcccCTCGGAGAGCGCCCTGTGGAGGCAGAGCAGCATCCAAAGCGGCCCAGTGTGTCTGGGACTGGGGGAAagctcccctcgccccctccccacctctccgGCGCTGGCAGCGGGGCATAACCCGAGGAGCTGTAATCCCAGCGGGCCTGACCCGGGGTCTCTGCCAGGGGGCCACAAATGCAGAGCAAGCCCCGTGGCTCGTCGGAAGGCAGGCAGGTCATCCTATAACCTAGAGAtaccctcccctccttcccccccgccgcctcctgcaTCGCCACTTGCACAATCTTCCCTTGCTCGGAGGGTTTCCCTTAGGGAAAGCTGATGGACCTGCTTTGACAGCGTCCTGGCTGGTGGGGGCCGCGCAGCCaggcacacaaacacatgcatccCAGGCAGCGGCCAGAGCTGCCCCCGCACGCCTTCCTCCACTTGGCTAGCCAGTTAACGCAGCTCTCAGGCTCTCATCCCCCTCTGGGATCAGCTAAAGGAGCCCCGGTGTGTGCGCCACGGACTGGCTTTTCGCTGTTGATAACTTATCAGCAGGGAAAGGCAGGTTGCTTGACCCTTTTTCCTGGAGCTGGTCGCTTATGAGCAACTTGGTTAAATCTCAGTGGTCTCTCTCAGCTTCTTCTTCCTGTCCCTCCCTTCCTCAGGAGATTTTCTGTTTAGAAGGCATGGTAGCTTAGAAATAGCTAGAATAAgttatgacttaaaaaaaaaatccatataaagTATTATACGGCTATACTGATGCAATGATTTCCATAAATAAGATCCCTTCCCCGCTTCAGACCACGATCTTTCAGTTTCAAGTTCACCCCCCTCAGAGATGAGGTTGCATTCAGCGATCCCAGGGGACGCAGTAATGGATGGAGACCTGGCTCCCTTTCGCACAAGTAATTGACAGtcattcttcctttcctctcgGACTGGATGAGGAACTGGGGAAAGGCTTATGAAGACGAATGTGGGCTTTACCTGGGATTTTAGtctgtgatgtgtgtgtgtgtgcgagcgTGTGTCTGTTGGTGCCTGCGCGTCCTGTTAGATGTGTTTATATGCATAAATAAGAGGCATTCAGGAGATATATGGCAATTCCGATGCACTTCAAGGTTGACATGAGGCACATTGGCTGTCACATCACTGATCCAAacaccctgctgcctcttcctggTGCCTGTTTGTAGCCCTGCTGAAACAAAACTAGTAACATCTGGTCAGTCACCGAGGGACAGCTCTGGCATGCCCCAGGGGACAGGATTCATCCAGGGCCATCCCCTAGCGTTCACATTACCCCCACAGACAAATTAGCAGGTTCACTTATTCGACAGTTTTGCCTCCAACTGATTTCAACTTCATAAGCagctaaaagaaaaatcctctctAAAACTGGGCCATAACCCCAAATATCATTCATAAAAACAACCGTGAGTCCTTAACTCTATTGTTGCTATTGTTCCTCGTTTCATTCAAATGCAAAAGTATTCCAAGAACAAAccagagaaaagggggggggggggaggagaggaagaaagaaagagagagagagaagaaggaaaaagaaagagaaaagaagtaaagGGAGAAAGATCTTCTTCCGagactcttttcctttttttttccggCTGGAAATGTATAGGGAAGGATTTACTCTTTTCTTCACATTCTTGTTGCATAAAAAGTGCCCAGctaacaaaagaaagagagaacgagaaagaaagagagagcaagaaagaaggaaagaaggaaagaaggaaagaaggaaagaaggaaagaaggaaggaaggaaagaaggaaggaaggaaggaaggtttttGTGATTGTTTTGTACTGCAGACAATGCCAGAGTGAAACTTGGGTTTTCCCACGATGAAGGAGCAAAGGTTTGTTCGAAAGCAGTAAGGAAAGGCACAATTCCATTTCAACAGCCTTTCCCATGTAGAAGCACACGCTCCTTGTGGACTAAGTGGCTGTCACAAGCGGTGCCTGACACAATAATATTTGCAACAAAAGTATGTGGGGGGAAATGAAATTATATGGAAATCAATAGACTCTGACTGCTTCAAACAAATGTCTGTCACCATGATTATTCTCAAGGAACCTATTTATAATTCCCGAAAGTAAGAGGGTTAGGCGGAAAGCTGCCACTTTCTGCGCTGAGAGCCCTCAGCACAGACTCGTTTGGGCTACGAAAAGGGGGATAAACCTTTGTGTTTCAGTGCGGAGGGCTGCGCGGAGAAACGGCCCGCTGCCTCACAGCAGCCGGCGCTTACCGTTTGGAGGCGGGCGGCTGCGCGGGCCGACGGCGCGGACAGGCCGCGGAAGGGGCGCCCGGCGGCTGCCCGCTGCGGCAGGCGCCCGCACCGCACCCGcacccgcggcgccggccgcgcaGCGCTACGCGCACGTGTGGCAGCTACAGGTGCCGCACCGGCCCGGCTGTAAGAGCAGCCTCGCTATAAgagcagccccgcgccgcggccgcggcgagACGGGCGAGTGCTGCGGGAGATGCAACAAGGCGCGGGGAGGCAGGgaccgggggcggcggcgggaggaaaggcaagaagaggaggaggaggaggaggaggaggaggaggaggaggaggaagggggggagacAGCTGATGCCTGTCAAAGCCGGAGCGGC from Struthio camelus isolate bStrCam1 chromosome 1, bStrCam1.hap1, whole genome shotgun sequence carries:
- the OBI1 gene encoding ORC ubiquitin ligase 1 isoform X2, which translates into the protein MAALPCRSPPALQGNASKARARARARAPFLARRGRLASLACRTREFGEGGSPLFCRCRPRDFRAGGGPAAAMAQSGPSVTLSLTLPITCHICLGKVRHPVICVNNHVFCSICIDVWLKNNNQCPACRIPITPENPCKEIIGGTSESDPVFSPTVRKHLRKTRLELLHKEYEDEIESLQKEVEDLRGKNLGLQTQLKSLLDPTTSALPCHSDETNESIDEASSTGPETLEEWSKKLKAANDICEKVIDNVEKLKEANKKLSMENNSLLRENLRLKAEVDSRSPQKFGRFTVAALQSKVEQSEREMNRLKKALERSDKYIEEMECQLLQLKSAGEGTQTVSAVSERALSTDAKETESTEEDTAHLKSQVESLEKKALTTSQSPESLEELTTGGGTCSSSVSQDGSNGSNTQCAPKKELFPGCQGVLLDEGPTNMDACLEQQWNKIEECTPFKDEELYELPAPCTPFLSLSRLQLNTPDGKENTRKPSSFLRKLKFEEFCDTSDDCSKDSPEHSTSSCSSEKKLNCFTTGKSGFWGTCPANFTENLDFDEPEQNAVASQSDEIPAKSSDKTSSCLPKKLHALCSSEMNRTRTSSEASMDAAYLDKISELDSMMSESDNSKSPCYNFKSSDLDNSSKSTECSKLLNETEKKLEEMDEEQSMKCPETSDASVDRTGWKPAMFSVLSPSELDMNDHFPLFAGQNVAASEIKPPNCLFQREFSQSLLFSNSQRLFEEQKFGSCFLKMSSDLQNQLNTPWVSPFIPERKNKNVSQSTKRKIQSGLSSASPSKTTKN
- the OBI1 gene encoding ORC ubiquitin ligase 1 isoform X1 produces the protein MAQSGPSVTLSLTLPITCHICLGKVTAPPPLSPAPARGQPLPFPPPSLPARRGPVRHPVICVNNHVFCSICIDVWLKNNNQCPACRIPITPENPCKEIIGGTSESDPVFSPTVRKHLRKTRLELLHKEYEDEIESLQKEVEDLRGKNLGLQTQLKSLLDPTTSALPCHSDETNESIDEASSTGPETLEEWSKKLKAANDICEKVIDNVEKLKEANKKLSMENNSLLRENLRLKAEVDSRSPQKFGRFTVAALQSKVEQSEREMNRLKKALERSDKYIEEMECQLLQLKSAGEGTQTVSAVSERALSTDAKETESTEEDTAHLKSQVESLEKKALTTSQSPESLEELTTGGGTCSSSVSQDGSNGSNTQCAPKKELFPGCQGVLLDEGPTNMDACLEQQWNKIEECTPFKDEELYELPAPCTPFLSLSRLQLNTPDGKENTRKPSSFLRKLKFEEFCDTSDDCSKDSPEHSTSSCSSEKKLNCFTTGKSGFWGTCPANFTENLDFDEPEQNAVASQSDEIPAKSSDKTSSCLPKKLHALCSSEMNRTRTSSEASMDAAYLDKISELDSMMSESDNSKSPCYNFKSSDLDNSSKSTECSKLLNETEKKLEEMDEEQSMKCPETSDASVDRTGWKPAMFSVLSPSELDMNDHFPLFAGQNVAASEIKPPNCLFQREFSQSLLFSNSQRLFEEQKFGSCFLKMSSDLQNQLNTPWVSPFIPERKNKNVSQSTKRKIQSGLSSASPSKTTKN